A window of Microcystis aeruginosa FD4 contains these coding sequences:
- a CDS encoding ribonuclease D, translating to MNLDNFQVCDRDLSDDLLSRYLGVNLIAVDTETMGLIPGRDRLCLIQLCDPSGFVTAIRVFRGQTEAPNLKKVMEDERIEKVFHFARFDVAQLSHTFAIATKPIFCTKIASKLARTYTSSHGLKSLVQELEGIELDKTAQSSDWGNAANLTPKQLSYAANDVRYLLSVRDKLIVMLQREERWELAQKCFSCIPIFTALDLQQYKDIFEH from the coding sequence ATGAACTTAGACAATTTTCAAGTGTGCGATCGAGATTTAAGCGATGACCTATTATCCCGTTATCTAGGGGTTAATTTGATCGCCGTAGATACAGAAACGATGGGATTAATCCCAGGACGCGATCGACTGTGTTTAATTCAACTCTGTGACCCCAGTGGTTTTGTCACCGCTATTCGCGTTTTTAGGGGGCAAACAGAGGCTCCTAATCTCAAAAAGGTCATGGAGGATGAGCGGATAGAAAAAGTCTTTCATTTCGCCCGTTTTGATGTGGCTCAACTATCCCATACTTTTGCCATTGCCACTAAACCGATTTTCTGTACCAAAATCGCCAGTAAACTCGCTCGGACTTATACCAGCAGTCACGGTTTAAAAAGTCTCGTGCAGGAATTAGAAGGCATAGAATTAGATAAAACCGCTCAAAGTTCTGATTGGGGAAATGCCGCTAATCTCACCCCAAAACAACTGAGTTATGCCGCCAACGATGTGCGCTATTTACTGTCAGTGCGAGATAAACTAATTGTGATGCTGCAAAGAGAAGAAAGATGGGAATTAGCCCAAAAATGCTTTAGTTGTATCCCCATCTTCACCGCTTTAGATTTACAGCAATACAAAGATATATTTGAGCATTAG
- a CDS encoding DUF3318 domain-containing protein, whose protein sequence is MTSYAASSARAEMSELRRLKTLLPPELQSWVTVEGSTEVNPPLIRCEEIGRDEVEIQIDLAKWENLAIDQRNLLFWHEVARIQNDSIPREGWEMAALAIGLGGAVGELWVQDGLLLLLAMGLCGISGYRLWRKNNGDKILKEAIEADEKAIALATRFGYSLPNAYKSLGSAFKTLIEQTPNRRLRKRYETRLDGLRKSAAKAKAQTQGRPPLGEIR, encoded by the coding sequence ATGACATCTTATGCGGCCTCCTCTGCACGAGCCGAAATGAGCGAACTTCGGCGCCTAAAAACCCTGCTACCCCCAGAATTACAAAGTTGGGTGACGGTAGAGGGTTCCACAGAGGTTAATCCCCCCCTGATCCGTTGTGAAGAAATTGGCAGAGATGAGGTAGAAATTCAGATAGATTTAGCCAAATGGGAGAATTTAGCCATTGATCAGCGTAATTTGCTCTTTTGGCATGAAGTGGCCAGGATTCAAAATGATAGTATTCCCCGGGAAGGCTGGGAAATGGCCGCCCTCGCTATTGGCTTAGGTGGTGCAGTGGGGGAATTATGGGTACAGGACGGGTTATTATTGCTTTTGGCCATGGGATTATGTGGGATTTCCGGTTATCGTCTCTGGCGCAAAAATAATGGCGATAAAATACTCAAAGAAGCGATCGAAGCCGATGAAAAAGCGATCGCTCTGGCCACCCGTTTCGGTTATTCTCTCCCCAACGCCTACAAGAGCCTAGGCAGTGCCTTTAAAACCCTAATTGAACAAACACCTAACCGTCGTCTGCGTAAGCGTTATGAGACCCGTTTAGATGGCCTGAGAAAGAGTGCGGCGAAAGCGAAAGCCCAAACCCAAGGCCGTCCGCCCCTAGGTGAGATTCGTTAG
- a CDS encoding ATP-binding protein, which produces MVPSDVLNSPSFPLQFHLQVRTELAALIPVLKWFESHGRSFLPDSVLWQCKVALAEGFTNTVRYAHQHLPPTTPINLELTLQSHSLEIRIWDHGQPFDLQAKLDSLQQHPLAPLEMESDRGLLFMRSLTDTLQYIRTAEGRNCLILQKSF; this is translated from the coding sequence GTGGTGCCTTCTGACGTCTTAAATTCCCCTTCTTTTCCCCTCCAATTCCATCTACAAGTCCGGACGGAATTGGCAGCTTTAATCCCAGTTCTAAAATGGTTTGAATCTCACGGCCGCTCTTTTCTACCCGACTCGGTGCTTTGGCAGTGCAAGGTGGCTTTAGCAGAAGGATTTACTAATACTGTCCGTTACGCTCACCAACATTTACCACCGACCACACCGATCAATCTAGAATTAACTTTACAGTCCCATTCTCTAGAAATAAGAATATGGGATCACGGTCAACCTTTTGATCTGCAAGCCAAACTTGATTCTTTACAACAACATCCCCTCGCACCTTTGGAAATGGAAAGCGATCGAGGATTACTTTTCATGCGTTCTCTTACTGATACTTTACAATATATCCGCACTGCCGAAGGGAGAAATTGTTTAATTCTCCAGAAAAGTTTTTAA
- a CDS encoding serine/threonine-protein kinase, with amino-acid sequence MSLCLNPDCLHNNDSTDKFCQKCRFQLLLKDRYRAIKLIGQGGFGKTFQAIDEDKPSKPYCVIKQFFPSAQGSNALKKAAELFKEEAISLDNLGQHPQIPSLHAYFTSNDGRQYLVQEYIEGQNLEQELQTEGVFNEEKIKHLLLEILPILDFIHAKRVIHRDIKPANIIRRCSDNKIILVDFGASKFMTIANLSLTGTVIGSAGYIAPEQSNGKAINSSDLYSLGVTCIYLLTGISPFELFDVSEHEWVWRQYLINNPVSVELGEILDKLIEFATKKRYQSAGEVLQELAVKLAVVIPPKPRSQSTIQETVFPVFPAATGEEINLKSAKTIDYTNLRDLLAQEKWQEADQETANLLLKVTDQTKEKYLKIEDINNFPCEDLATINQLWLKYSQGKFGISVQKRIYESLGGSSNYDQQKWNAFGSKVGWRVNNKWLYYDQITFSLKAPSGHLPTLVWGVGGGIILFSRLETCAMDRVSSKG; translated from the coding sequence ATGAGTTTATGTCTTAATCCCGATTGTCTACATAACAATGATTCTACAGATAAATTCTGTCAAAAATGTCGCTTTCAATTATTACTAAAAGATCGTTATCGTGCTATAAAATTAATTGGTCAAGGAGGTTTCGGTAAAACTTTTCAAGCAATTGATGAGGATAAACCTTCTAAACCTTATTGTGTGATTAAACAATTTTTTCCTAGCGCTCAAGGCAGTAATGCCCTCAAGAAAGCAGCGGAATTATTTAAAGAAGAAGCGATTAGTTTAGATAATCTCGGTCAACACCCACAAATTCCCTCCCTCCATGCCTATTTTACTAGCAATGATGGGCGACAATATCTTGTTCAAGAATATATTGAGGGACAAAATCTAGAACAAGAATTACAAACCGAGGGAGTTTTTAATGAAGAAAAGATCAAACATCTTTTATTAGAAATTTTGCCAATTCTTGATTTTATCCATGCTAAAAGAGTCATTCATCGAGATATTAAACCAGCTAATATAATTCGGAGATGCAGCGATAATAAAATAATTTTAGTGGATTTCGGTGCCTCTAAATTTATGACTATTGCTAATCTTTCCCTGACAGGAACAGTGATCGGTTCGGCGGGATATATCGCGCCAGAACAAAGCAATGGCAAAGCGATTAATAGCAGTGATTTATATAGTTTGGGAGTCACTTGTATCTATTTATTAACGGGAATATCTCCCTTTGAATTATTCGATGTGAGTGAACATGAATGGGTATGGAGACAGTACCTGATTAATAATCCTGTTAGTGTTGAATTAGGCGAAATTTTAGATAAATTAATTGAATTTGCCACCAAAAAACGTTATCAATCAGCCGGGGAAGTCCTGCAAGAGTTAGCAGTAAAATTAGCCGTAGTGATTCCGCCAAAACCCCGATCACAGTCCACAATTCAAGAAACGGTTTTTCCAGTTTTTCCAGCTGCCACTGGGGAGGAAATTAACCTCAAAAGTGCCAAGACAATTGATTACACTAACCTACGGGATTTATTAGCGCAAGAAAAATGGCAAGAAGCCGATCAAGAAACGGCTAATCTCTTATTAAAAGTTACCGATCAAACTAAAGAAAAATATCTTAAGATAGAAGATATAAATAACTTTCCTTGTGAAGATTTAGCCACTATCAATCAACTCTGGTTAAAATATAGTCAGGGAAAATTTGGTATATCTGTTCAGAAAAGAATCTATGAAAGTTTGGGAGGAAGCAGCAATTATGATCAACAAAAATGGAATGCTTTTGGGTCAAAAGTCGGTTGGCGAGTTAATAACAAGTGGTTATACTACGATCAAATTACTTTCTCTCTCAAAGCACCCTCTGGACATCTTCCCACCCTTGTGTGGGGTGTGGGTGGTGGCATAATTCTTTTTTCTCGTCTGGAAACCTGTGCCATGGACAGAGTTTCTAGCAAGGGATAA
- a CDS encoding anti-sigma factor antagonist (This anti-anti-sigma factor, or anti-sigma factor antagonist, belongs to a family that includes characterized members SpoIIAA, RsbV, RsfA, and RsfB.): MTSQIPETRFLIIPMEYPVLRMPDRLTVLEAVQFKDLFHHLIAQTPTPEKVILDLNATQFMDSSGVGALVHNLKAARAKNIELVLANVHPPVMGVLSITGLDQLFTFQTPPLAPQENGLTTTENHLPETHPSIRSWLKRGLDIVGGIVGLLITGVIFVPIAIAIKLDSPGPIFFSQTRCGWLGKEFKILKFRSMCVEAEALKDKIPNQAQGAFFKNKNDPRITRVGKFLRRTSLDEFPQFWNVITGEMSLVGTRPPTPDEVERYDVPQWQRLDVKPGMTGEWQVNGRSRVRNFEEVIQLDLRYQENWSLGYDLQLIFKTILILFQKNSGAF; the protein is encoded by the coding sequence ATGACTTCCCAAATTCCTGAAACACGTTTTCTGATCATTCCGATGGAGTATCCGGTTTTGCGGATGCCCGATCGCTTGACTGTCCTGGAAGCAGTACAGTTCAAAGATCTCTTTCACCATCTCATCGCCCAAACACCCACTCCCGAAAAAGTCATTCTCGATCTGAATGCCACTCAATTTATGGATAGTAGTGGTGTGGGTGCTTTAGTCCATAATCTCAAAGCGGCCAGGGCAAAAAATATCGAGTTAGTGCTGGCTAACGTCCATCCCCCAGTGATGGGGGTTTTATCGATTACGGGATTAGATCAATTATTCACCTTCCAAACCCCTCCCCTAGCACCCCAAGAAAACGGCCTTACTACCACTGAAAACCATCTACCGGAAACCCATCCCTCGATTCGCAGTTGGTTAAAGCGCGGTCTTGACATTGTTGGTGGCATCGTGGGTTTATTAATCACGGGGGTTATTTTTGTCCCTATTGCCATCGCTATTAAGTTAGACAGTCCAGGGCCGATTTTTTTCAGTCAGACCCGCTGCGGTTGGTTGGGAAAGGAATTTAAAATTCTCAAGTTTCGTTCCATGTGTGTGGAGGCAGAAGCACTCAAGGATAAAATCCCCAATCAAGCGCAGGGAGCTTTTTTTAAGAATAAAAATGATCCCCGGATTACCCGGGTAGGAAAATTTTTACGTCGTACCAGCTTAGACGAATTCCCCCAGTTTTGGAATGTGATCACTGGTGAAATGAGTCTTGTCGGCACTCGTCCCCCCACACCCGATGAGGTGGAACGCTACGATGTTCCCCAATGGCAACGTTTAGATGTAAAACCGGGTATGACGGGAGAATGGCAGGTGAATGGTCGCTCTCGGGTGCGTAATTTTGAAGAAGTAATTCAACTGGATTTGCGCTATCAAGAAAATTGGAGTCTAGGCTACGATCTACAACTGATTTTTAAAACAATTTTGATTCTCTTTCAAAAAAACAGTGGTGCCTTCTGA
- a CDS encoding CAP domain-containing protein, whose product MKSSFKKRYQLGILMLVSTSLMACSALNYSSFKELVPSFSPSPSPSPLDAATLLVLENKIYQQVNRYRQSRNLSPLLLNRAISQQARLHSQRMAAGLVPFSHQDFDKRAQTIGVSVPYEAVGENVAVNQGYDDPVIIAVDGWIKSQGHRENMEGDFDSTGIGVATDNQGKLYFTQIFLKRQSAPVATNPLGYDFIGNQSFFITLEENTNYQVNRYRISQNLPPLRLDARVSHEARLFSQKMANKQAPFSHDGFEGRVKAVQRMIPLEKMGENLAFMKGYPDPVAVAVKGWINSPGHQKNMVGDYNLTGIGIAKNNAGEYYFTQLFVKKR is encoded by the coding sequence ATGAAAAGTTCTTTTAAGAAACGTTATCAGTTAGGAATTTTGATGCTTGTATCGACAAGTTTAATGGCCTGTAGTGCCTTAAACTATAGCTCTTTTAAGGAACTCGTACCATCTTTTTCTCCCTCTCCTTCTCCCTCTCCTTTAGATGCGGCAACTTTACTTGTTTTAGAGAATAAAATCTATCAACAGGTCAATCGCTATCGTCAATCTCGCAATTTATCTCCCCTACTGTTAAATCGGGCAATTTCGCAACAAGCAAGATTACATAGCCAACGTATGGCTGCGGGTTTAGTTCCTTTTAGTCATCAAGATTTTGACAAAAGAGCGCAAACTATTGGCGTTTCCGTTCCCTATGAAGCGGTGGGGGAAAATGTGGCAGTTAATCAAGGTTATGATGACCCGGTAATAATTGCTGTGGATGGCTGGATTAAAAGTCAAGGTCATCGGGAAAATATGGAGGGAGATTTTGATAGTACCGGGATTGGAGTAGCGACGGATAATCAAGGGAAATTATACTTTACTCAAATATTTTTAAAACGTCAATCCGCTCCCGTTGCTACTAATCCCCTTGGCTATGATTTTATCGGGAATCAATCTTTTTTTATTACCCTCGAAGAGAACACTAATTATCAAGTTAATCGCTACCGAATTTCTCAAAATTTACCGCCCCTACGTCTCGATGCTCGCGTTAGTCATGAAGCTCGCTTATTTAGTCAAAAAATGGCCAATAAACAGGCTCCTTTTAGTCATGATGGTTTTGAGGGAAGAGTCAAGGCAGTACAAAGGATGATACCTTTAGAAAAAATGGGCGAAAATTTGGCTTTTATGAAGGGATATCCTGACCCCGTTGCTGTTGCCGTCAAGGGTTGGATTAATAGTCCTGGTCATCAAAAAAATATGGTTGGTGATTATAATCTCACCGGTATCGGTATCGCTAAAAATAATGCTGGTGAATATTATTTTACACAACTTTTTGTTAAAAAGCGTTGA